Proteins encoded by one window of Haliotis asinina isolate JCU_RB_2024 chromosome 6, JCU_Hal_asi_v2, whole genome shotgun sequence:
- the LOC137288139 gene encoding whey acidic protein-like, with the protein MNARMNIAAVFVVATLEAVEGRYYRNVPADVHFPIPGTYNCDFCVINKCPPGYFCRAIGAAGVKVRKGCRSGESLGPTFSAPKCARGGGETAIFSNGTMISCSGNQDCPINFVCSSGACCQDLSLCSKVGNCPARVSWCGVNNECTSDSTCPGDAKCCSYPECKGQRCVRPVFTGR; encoded by the exons GTTGCAACGCTGGAGGCAGTGGAGGGCAGGTACTACAGGAACGTCCCCGCTGACGTCCACTTCCCCATCCCCGGCACCTACAACTGCGACTTCTGTGTT ATAAACAAGTGCCCTCCTGGATATTTTTGCCGAGCTATTGGTGCTGCAGGGGTGAAGGTTAGAAAGGGCTGTCGTTCCGGAGAAAGTCTAG GTCCAACGTTTTCTGCACCCAAGTGTGCCCGGGGTGGTGGGGAGACGGCCATCTTCTCCAACGGCACCATGATATCCTGCTCGGGAAACCAGGACTGTCCAATCAACTTCGTGTGTTCGTCAGGCGCATGTTGCCAGGACCTCTCTCTGTGCT CAAAAGTGGGCAACTGCCCCGCCCGTGTGAGCTGGTGTGGCGTGAACAACGAGTGTACGTCAGACAGCACGTGCCCCGGCGACGCCAAGTGTTGCTCCTACCCTGAATGTAAAGGTCAACGATGTGTTCGACCTGTATTTACCGGAAGATAG